The genomic segment CGCGAATGGATCCTGAAAAACCATCCCGATCTCATTGCCGCGGACAAGCCGCATCTCCCGCTCGGAGAGGGTGAGCAGGTCCCTCCCCCGCCACCGCACACGCCCGCCGACCACTGCCCCCTGACGGGGATCAATGAGCCTCAGGATCGAAAGCGCGGTGGCGCTCTTGCCGCACGCGCTCTCGCCCACAAGGCCGAGTGTCTCTCCCTCGCTTATGCTCAGGGAGACGCCGTCCACAGCCCTGACGACGCCCTCGTCAGAAAAAAAGTGCGTCCTGAGGTCAACAACATCGAGCAAGGGTTTAGCCATATGCTTCCACGCATCCGAGGTGAGGGAGTGGCTCCGCGATGAACGGTTGCTCTCCCCTCGTATAAAATATCCATGGGTGAAAGCCGGTGCCCACGCAAAGAATCCACCAACGCTGGACAGTCGGTGGATGCGCGCGATCTCCCCTTCCTCTTGCGTTTACTTTGCAGCGGCGTTCTTGCGCTCCGCGCCGGTATCCTTTTGTGCATCTGACGGGAGCGTGGGTTTCTCCACTGCCCCTGCCGGCGCCGCCTTCTTCTCCTCAGCGACCGCGCTCACTATGGACCTTCCGCCGCCGGGCCGGACCCTGGTGAGGAGCAGGCAGGTGGCGATAAACGTCACTGCGAAGACGACGGTTGCCTTGCTGAGCACGTCGCCGGCGCGCGCGCCGAATATCGTCTGCCCGCCGCCCCCAAGGCCGAACGCCCCCGAGAGTCCGGCATCCTTGCCCGATTGAAGCAGCACGGCGACAACCAGAAGAACGCAACTCGCTATATGCACGATCACCACTATTATGAACAGCATTTCTCTTTCTCCTTACCTGTCGTATCTCACAATCCCGCAAAACGAATCCGCGTCAAGGCTCGCGCCCCCGACGAGGGCCCCGTCAATGTCCTCCTGCGCCATCAATTCTTTAATATTGCCGGGGGTGACACTCCCGCCGTAGAGGATGCGCAGCTTCTCTCCCGCCCCCCTGTGGTAGCGCTCCCTCGCCCACAGACGGATCGTCGCGTGGGCCGCCGCCGCCTGCTCCGGCGTTGCGGTACGTCCGGTCCCGATCGCCCACACCGGCTCATAGGCGATGAGGCATTTCAGGAAATCCCCCTCGTCAAGCGCGGCACACGCGCCGTCCATCTGTTTTCTCAGGACTTCGTCGGTGACTCCGTGCTCCCTTTTATCGAGCGTCTCTCCCACACACACGATCGGCGTGAGACCGGCCGAGAGCGCCGCGCCAATCTTCCTTCGCACCGTTTCGTTCGTTTCTCCGAAGAGCCGCCGCCGTTCTGAGTGGCCAACGATCACAAAACCGCAGCCGACATCCCTGAGCATCGCCGCGCTGATCTCGCCCGTGTAGGCGCCCTCAGCCTCCCAGTAGAGATCCTGGGCCCCCATCTGTATGGTGCTCCCCTCGAGTATCTCCCCGATCGGGCTGAGCGCGGTGAACGGCGGGCAGACGACGATTTCGGTCGCCCGTTCGTCGAAGAGCTCCCGCTTCAGGGCCCCCACGAGCTCGATGGCCCCCCCGACCGTCTTGTGCATCTTCCAGTTGCCCGCTATCAGTGGCCGTCTCATAGTTACCATTCAACTTTCACCACGGAGGCACGGAGTGCACGGAGAACTTCTTAATCGTAAAAATTGTTTCTACGTTAGCTCCTCTGACTCCGTGTACTCTGTGTCTCCGTGGTAAGAAATATAATCACTTGTCAGTCAATGCGGCGATGCCGGGGAGCTCCCTCCCCTCCAGGAACTCGAGCGAGGCGCCGCCGCCCGTGGAGATATGCGTGATCCTGTCCGCGAGGCCGAATTTGTTAATCGCGGTCACGGAATCTCCGCCGCCGACCACGCTCACCGCTGTGGAATCCGCAATCTTCCGCGCGATCGCTTCAGTCCCCTTCGCAAACTCGTCGATCTCGAACACGCCCATCGGCCCGTTCCAGAATATCGTTCTCGCTGCGGCGATCCTCTCTCCGTAAATTGCGATAGTGCGCGGGCCTATATCAACCCCGATCCATCCGTCCCCGATACCGTCTCTCCCGACCAATTTCGTCTCGCTCCCCCTCTCTACTTTCTTCGCGATGAGGTGGTCAACAGGCAGCATGAGCTCCTTCCGCCGATCGGCGGCCGTGCGCATGAGCGAGGATGCGAGCGCCAGCCTGTCCATCTCGACGAGCGACGACCCGACTGGAACCCCCTGCGCCTTGAGCAGCGTGTAACTCATCGCTCCGCCGATCAGCACATCGTCGGCCTTTTCCATCAGCTTCTCGATCACCGCGATTTTCGTGGAGATCTTCGCGCCGCCGAGGATTGCCACGAAGGGGCGTCGGGGATTCGCGAGGAGATCGCCGAGATGCCTGATCTCGTCCCGCATCAGGTAGCCCGCGGCGGCCTTCGCGATATAGTGCGTCACCCCGACGGTCGAGGCGTGCGCCCGGTGTGCGGTGCCGAACGCATCGTTCACGTACACATCGCCGAGGGAAGCGAGCGCCTTACTGAAGGCCTCGTCATTCTCCTCTTCCTCCGGGTGGAACCGCACGTTCTCCAGGATCGCGATATCGCCCGCCTTCATCCCGCTGACGAATTTCTCGACCTCGGCTCCCACACAATCGCCGAGCTGGGCAACGGGCCTGCCCAGTATCTCGGAGAGCCGCATGGACACGGGTTTCAAGCTCAGTGACGGGACAACCTTCCCGTCAGGCCTCCCCAGATGAGACATGAGAATCAGCGCGCCGCCGTGCTCCACCACGTATCGGATTGAGGGAATGCTCGCCCTGATCCGGCTGTCATCGGCGACACGCCCATCCGTGCCCATCGGGACGTTGAAATCAACCCGCATGAGCACCCGCTTCCCTTTGACGTCTAGATCTTCGATAAAAAGCTTCGGCATACCCTCTGAAATCCCAAATCCAAAATCCCAAATCCCAATTTAAAATTTACAATTCACAATTTCCAATTTCCAATTCTTGTGTTACAGCAACCTGGCGAGCAGCTTCAGGAGATCCACGCAGCGGCAGGAGTATCCCCACTCGTTATCGTACCAGCCGATCATCTTCACCATCCGGTCGCCCATCACCATGGTGCAGAGCGAGTCAAAAATGCAGGAGGCGGTGTTCCCCACAAAATCGACCGACACCAGCGGTTCATCGCAGTATTCGATGATCCCCCTGAGCGGCCCTTCCGCCGCCTTTTTCATGGCGGAATTTACCGCTTCCACCGTGATGCTTTTCGTGGTCACCGCGACAAGATCGGTGACCGAAACATCCGCAGTCGGAACCCGTATCGCCAACCCATCGAGTTTTCCCTTGAGCTCGGGTATCACCTTCCCCACCGCGGTCGCGGCGCCCGTGGTGGTGGGAATCATGTTGAGCGCCGCGGCGCGCGCCCGACGCAGATCCTCGTGCGGCAGATCCAAGATTCTCTGGTCGTTCGTGTAGGAGTGAATCGTCGTCATCAGCCCCCGCTCAACTCCGAATGACTCATGGAGCACCTTGACCATCGGCGCGAGGCAATTCGTGGTGCATGAGGCGTTTGAAATGAAGCGATCCTCTGGTTTAATCGTCTTCTCATTAACCCCCACCACAACGGTCGCGTCGATCTCTCCCTTGGCGGGGACGGTGAGCAGGACCTTCTTCGCCCCTGCGTCCACGTGCTTTTGCAGTTGCTCTTTCTTCCTGAAAACGCCCGACGATTCCAGCACAATCGAGACACCGAGTTCCCTCCACGGCAGGGCGGCGGGATCTTTCTCTGAGAGCACCTGAATCGTGCGCCCATTCACCACGAACGCGCCGTCCTTCAACTCGACGGTCCCTCGAAAACGCCCGTGCACCGAATCATACTTCAAGAGATGCGCCAGGGTGGGAGCATCGGTCAGGTCATTGACCCCCACGACCTCAACACCTTCCATCCCCTGCTGTTGGAGTATCCTGAACACCTGCCGCCCTATGCGTCCGAATCCGTTAATCCCAATCCTTACCGCCATTGTATCTTCTCCTCCATTCTTTCCACTTTCCACTTTTCACTGTAGTTATGGTGCGGAAGGGGGGATTTGAACCCCCATAACCCGTTAGGGTCACAAGGCCCTCAACCTTGCGTGTCTGCCAGTTCCACCACTTCCGCACATATTGGGCAGATGGAGACATTCGCAAATAATCCACAAGTTTATCTGTAATTTTGCTCCGGCGCCACTATAAAGTGCGCACACGCGGCGCAGGTACCGAGCGGCGCCATCACGACGCCGGGCGCCGCGGCCCCTCGACCCTGATGTACATATCCGATTTCTCATTCTCATTCCGGGCATACATGGTCTCAAAGAGATGGCCATAGTAAAACGGATCGGGGATATTATTCACCGGATAGTCATACACCGGGAAAGAAACCTTCACGTAGTTCCCTTGCTGCAAGAGCCGCCTGAAGACACCGTGTGTCCGGCCATACGCCTTCCGTTCGACCAGTATGTCAGGCTGATACCGC from the Candidatus Auribacterota bacterium genome contains:
- the secG gene encoding preprotein translocase subunit SecG — translated: MLFIIVVIVHIASCVLLVVAVLLQSGKDAGLSGAFGLGGGGQTIFGARAGDVLSKATVVFAVTFIATCLLLTRVRPGGGRSIVSAVAEEKKAAPAGAVEKPTLPSDAQKDTGAERKNAAAK
- a CDS encoding phosphoglycerate kinase; translated protein: MPKLFIEDLDVKGKRVLMRVDFNVPMGTDGRVADDSRIRASIPSIRYVVEHGGALILMSHLGRPDGKVVPSLSLKPVSMRLSEILGRPVAQLGDCVGAEVEKFVSGMKAGDIAILENVRFHPEEEENDEAFSKALASLGDVYVNDAFGTAHRAHASTVGVTHYIAKAAAGYLMRDEIRHLGDLLANPRRPFVAILGGAKISTKIAVIEKLMEKADDVLIGGAMSYTLLKAQGVPVGSSLVEMDRLALASSLMRTAADRRKELMLPVDHLIAKKVERGSETKLVGRDGIGDGWIGVDIGPRTIAIYGERIAAARTIFWNGPMGVFEIDEFAKGTEAIARKIADSTAVSVVGGGDSVTAINKFGLADRITHISTGGGASLEFLEGRELPGIAALTDK
- the gap gene encoding type I glyceraldehyde-3-phosphate dehydrogenase, which produces MAVRIGINGFGRIGRQVFRILQQQGMEGVEVVGVNDLTDAPTLAHLLKYDSVHGRFRGTVELKDGAFVVNGRTIQVLSEKDPAALPWRELGVSIVLESSGVFRKKEQLQKHVDAGAKKVLLTVPAKGEIDATVVVGVNEKTIKPEDRFISNASCTTNCLAPMVKVLHESFGVERGLMTTIHSYTNDQRILDLPHEDLRRARAAALNMIPTTTGAATAVGKVIPELKGKLDGLAIRVPTADVSVTDLVAVTTKSITVEAVNSAMKKAAEGPLRGIIEYCDEPLVSVDFVGNTASCIFDSLCTMVMGDRMVKMIGWYDNEWGYSCRCVDLLKLLARLL
- the tpiA gene encoding triose-phosphate isomerase is translated as MRRPLIAGNWKMHKTVGGAIELVGALKRELFDERATEIVVCPPFTALSPIGEILEGSTIQMGAQDLYWEAEGAYTGEISAAMLRDVGCGFVIVGHSERRRLFGETNETVRRKIGAALSAGLTPIVCVGETLDKREHGVTDEVLRKQMDGACAALDEGDFLKCLIAYEPVWAIGTGRTATPEQAAAAHATIRLWARERYHRGAGEKLRILYGGSVTPGNIKELMAQEDIDGALVGGASLDADSFCGIVRYDR